The genomic region ACCTTGCAAGGAGCTTCCGCCCCTTGGGAAGAGAAACCAATCGTAAGAACACAAAATCATCCTTATGAGCAAGCCCAACAGTATTGCCATCTTTGCTAAGTGGATCAACCAGTTGAAGCGATGCTGCCAGCCCTTCCAGCAGGACTTGCCGCCTCCGTCTCAACTGGGCTCCACCATCTTGAAGCTGATTGAACTGTAAGAAACGGTCAATATCATCTACATCAAGAAGAAGACAAAGGCCATCCTCAATTGTGACTCTAGCTGCAAGCATCGGCTCTTGCTCCAGGGGCTTCTCCAAAGCTTTTTGCTCAGTGCCACCAGCAACAGATGAACTTGGAGGGTCAACTTCAAGAAGTGGGCGAGGCCTACGAATTGATGAAAATGGAACTCTCCCAAGAGCATCAACTTGGAGAAAAGCATGTGGCTCAGCATTAGCACGGGCTCGAGGAGGAAGATCCCTCAGTTGATTTGGGCAGAAATGATGTCTAAGCTTTGCCCCAGCAGATTTTCTAGCAAGACAAGCCTGGTGATAATAGTCATCTACATATGGATCATTACTGTGTGTTGCCGCAAGCTGCATTCTAAGGATACTCTCTATCTCATCAGATGTCATATACTTTGATCTAAACTGCGGCCACCCAATATCACTCTTATGGCTACTGGTATCAAAACCCTGTTGGGAAAACCGGAGATTCTGTCTCCCCTTCTGAGCCGATTTCGGTCTTTGATCTCTTAGATCAGACATTCCAAGCATTGCTTCAAACTTGCTCGTTAAGGGTGGGCCTGGAGAAAGATGAGGATTAAATAGGTGTGACTGAAACCCCAATAAATGGCCAAATGATGGCTGAACAGGATGGTGCAGCCTATGCTGCTGTGGCTGTGGTTGTGCCATTACTTGTGGTGGCATTAACCCATTCTGATGAGGTAACCGTTGTTGCAACAAATTGTTCACGAGGCTGGAATGCTCTCCAGGGTAAAAGTTGGACTGGTTAACCCATTGATTTGGTGGTCGGCTATTCAGACCATGACTAAACTGAGACATATTTCCACCAAAATTTGAACCATGATGTAAACCAGTCAACTGAAGCTGAGAATTAGAGAAGGGAGACAAATTTGACGAAGATAATGCCATCTCAGGTCCACCAACAAGATATGGCATATTCGGGTGGCCTGAGTGGGGGTTTGGTGAAGCCTGAGGAGACATGCCACCAGGGGGAGGATATGACATAAAAGAAGATTTTGGCACTAGAATTGGCTCGCTGGAGAAATGTTGGTGGTGTTGGTGGTGCTGCTGTTGTTGCTGCTCAGGGTATGAAGATGTTCTGTACAAAGACTTTGATTCTGCAAGGCGTCCAGATGGCTGCGATGACCATCGCTTGCCGTCCTGAGTGTTTTCGGGATCAAATACTTGTGGATCCAACCAGTAAGGAAAATCATCCCCTTGTGCCCATTCAGCAACGGATGAACCTGAAAAGAAAGGTCACacggaaaaaaagaaaattcaattgacAAAGCCACTTGGAAGAAAAAAGTCATATTGTCACATAGAAGACActttaatttttgccaaaagGAGAGTAAACAGGTCCCATTCTTCTGATTTAAAAGCTTGATTTACCCACCAATTGGCTCAACCAATAATTTTGTAGCCCCTTGAAATGGTCAGCAAAGATGGATGGCATGGAGTTAAGTCGTGttaatagatatattttttaaattggtaAGTTACAATCAAACCCAATGGGTCCTAAACCCATGGCCTCACCCTCCATCCCATTATGTGGGAGGAGGAAATGCCAATTGAGCTAAGCtcattggaaaattttaaatagataaCAAAGTGCGATGAGCTACATCTTAGTGTGGTGAATCTGTTTCAATAAGATATCAGCCAAAATGTTTAACCACCAGCAATAAGCAGAATAATTGTTCATGGTTCATTTTCAAGCAGCAGTGAGATTGCACCAATAGTTTTGTTCCAGCATACTGCCAGTTCATCAATCCTAGATCCAACTGTTTGgtacaacaaaaacaataataaccaAGCCTTAGTCCAAAAATTTTGGATCGGCTATGGATTCTCAGCAAACCAATCCAGTAGCCACACATATTAACACTTTGTTACCTCTAGATCTAACTGAATCACATTTggtttgaaatcaattttataaGTTGACTAAAACCTGATGTTAGTTGGACATTTGTGTGGAAGCTTTGAATGTTAATATTAC from Castanea sativa cultivar Marrone di Chiusa Pesio chromosome 11, ASM4071231v1 harbors:
- the LOC142615588 gene encoding protein PAT1 homolog isoform X2; this translates as MLFTTGSSVAEWAQGDDFPYWLDPQVFDPENTQDGKRWSSQPSGRLAESKSLYRTSSYPEQQQQQHHQHHQHFSSEPILVPKSSFMSYPPPGGMSPQASPNPHSGHPNMPYLVGGPEMALSSSNLSPFSNSQLQLTGLHHGSNFGGNMSQFSHGLNSRPPNQWVNQSNFYPGEHSSLVNNLLQQRLPHQNGLMPPQVMAQPQPQQHRLHHPVQPSFGHLLGFQSHLFNPHLSPGPPLTSKFEAMLGMSDLRDQRPKSAQKGRQNLRFSQQGFDTSSHKSDIGWPQFRSKYMTSDEIESILRMQLAATHSNDPYVDDYYHQACLARKSAGAKLRHHFCPNQLRDLPPRARANAEPHAFLQVDALGRVPFSSIRRPRPLLEVDPPSSSVAGGTEQKALEKPLEQEPMLAARVTIEDGLCLLLDVDDIDRFLQFNQLQDGGAQLRRRRQVLLEGLAASLQLVDPLSKDGNTVGLAHKDDFVFLRLVSLPKGRKLLARYLQLLLPGGELLRIVCMAIFRHLRFLFGGLPSDPAAAETANNLAKVVSLCVRSMDLSAISACLAAVVCSSEQPPLRPLGSSAGDGASLILKSVLERATELLTDPRAASNYNITNRSLWQASFDEFFALLTKYCINKYDSWLMQAQAPMAVIGSEAARAISKEMPVELLRASLPHTDEHQKKLLWEFAQRSMPIGGFNSNGGGSTGGQMNSESVLS
- the LOC142615588 gene encoding protein PAT1 homolog isoform X1, producing MDGFGVGGGIEEPPNPQDLNQHGDNNPSGGTLFDASQYAFFGKDVVEEVELGGLEEEEDMLPVAGIEEEEFLYDREEGEDLRSLSDIDDLASTFSKLNKAVSGPRSTGVIGDRESREGSSVAEWAQGDDFPYWLDPQVFDPENTQDGKRWSSQPSGRLAESKSLYRTSSYPEQQQQQHHQHHQHFSSEPILVPKSSFMSYPPPGGMSPQASPNPHSGHPNMPYLVGGPEMALSSSNLSPFSNSQLQLTGLHHGSNFGGNMSQFSHGLNSRPPNQWVNQSNFYPGEHSSLVNNLLQQRLPHQNGLMPPQVMAQPQPQQHRLHHPVQPSFGHLLGFQSHLFNPHLSPGPPLTSKFEAMLGMSDLRDQRPKSAQKGRQNLRFSQQGFDTSSHKSDIGWPQFRSKYMTSDEIESILRMQLAATHSNDPYVDDYYHQACLARKSAGAKLRHHFCPNQLRDLPPRARANAEPHAFLQVDALGRVPFSSIRRPRPLLEVDPPSSSVAGGTEQKALEKPLEQEPMLAARVTIEDGLCLLLDVDDIDRFLQFNQLQDGGAQLRRRRQVLLEGLAASLQLVDPLSKDGNTVGLAHKDDFVFLRLVSLPKGRKLLARYLQLLLPGGELLRIVCMAIFRHLRFLFGGLPSDPAAAETANNLAKVVSLCVRSMDLSAISACLAAVVCSSEQPPLRPLGSSAGDGASLILKSVLERATELLTDPRAASNYNITNRSLWQASFDEFFALLTKYCINKYDSWLMQAQAPMAVIGSEAARAISKEMPVELLRASLPHTDEHQKKLLWEFAQRSMPIGGFNSNGGGSTGGQMNSESVLS